From the genome of Lotus japonicus ecotype B-129 chromosome 6, LjGifu_v1.2, one region includes:
- the LOC130722836 gene encoding flavanone 3-dioxygenase 3, producing the protein MLDDALSVAGKFFDLPTREKMKLMSNDVHKPVRCGTSLKDGIDKVQFWRVFLKHYAHPLKDWIHLWPQNPPDYREKMGRYCEEVKKVGLEVMEAVIESLGLKNPTNLTKKIEDGMQVMAVNCYPPCPEPEIALGLPPHSDYSCLTILYQSCPGLEIMDFEDGTWKAIPHIPGALQVHVGDHFEVLSNGLYKSVVHRATLNSVRTRISITCLFSLGIDDKMESAIELVDDQHPQKYRESSFRDFLNFLANNDIAEGKNFIDILKI; encoded by the exons ATGCTAGATGATGCTCTAAGTGTGGCTGGCAAATTCTTTGATTTGCCGacaagagagaagatgaagttaATGTCAAACGATGTGCACAAGCCAGTGAGGTGCGGAACGAGCTTAAAAGATGGGATTGACAAAGTCCAATTTTGGAGGGTTTTTCTCAAACACTATGCTCACCCTTTGAAGGATTGGATTCACTTGTGGCCACAAAACCCACCAGACTACAG GGAAAAGATGGGGAGATATTGTGAAGAAGTGAAGAAAGTGGGGTTAGAGGTGATGGAAGCAGTGATTGAGAGTCTTGGACTAAAAAACCCAACAAACCTGACCAAAAAGATTGAAGATGGGATGCAAGTGATGGCAGTGAACTGCTACCCACCCTGCCCAGAGCCAGAGATTGCACTTGGCCTCCCACCGCATTCTGACTACAGCTGCCTCACCATTCTCTACCAAAGCTGCCCTGGCCTTGAGATAATGGACTTTGAGGATGGAACTTGGAAGGCAATCCCACACATTCCTGGTGCCCTTCAAGTGCATGTGGGTGACCACTTTGAGGTCCTCAGCAATGGTTTGTACAAGAGTGTGGTGCACAGGGCTACACTTAACAGTGTCAGAACCAGGATCTCCATTACTTGCTTGTTCAGTTTGgggatagatgataagatggaGTCCGCTATAGAGCTTGTGGATGATCAGCATCCTCAGAAGTATAGGGAAAGCAGCTTTAGGGATTTTCTTAACTTTCTGGCAAACAATGACATTGCTGAAGGGAAGAACTTCATTGACATCCTCAAGATCTAG